Proteins encoded by one window of Sulfurospirillum barnesii SES-3:
- a CDS encoding SDR family oxidoreductase → MSKFILITGCSTGIGYACAHGLQKLGYSVFATCRKEADVERLKTEGLNAFKLDLCDTNSMQEALSWMLSLTNGRIDVLFNNGAYGQPGAVEDLKREVLREQFETNVFGTQELTNLVLPYMRKQGSGRIIYNSSILGFVAMSYRGAYNASKFAIEGLADTLRLELYKSGVYVVLIEPGPIRSDFRKNALAKFVQHIDQEHSAHREIYAKTLERLQKSGDAPFTLGAEAVLDVLVHAIEAKKPKIRYAVTFPTKLFAVLKRLLPTTLIDTIARKAGE, encoded by the coding sequence GTGTCAAAATTCATTCTTATTACTGGCTGTTCAACGGGCATTGGTTACGCTTGCGCGCACGGACTTCAAAAACTCGGTTACAGCGTTTTTGCAACGTGTCGCAAAGAAGCGGACGTTGAGCGTTTAAAAACTGAGGGGCTCAATGCGTTTAAGCTTGATTTATGCGATACCAACAGTATGCAAGAAGCACTTTCTTGGATGCTTTCTCTTACCAATGGTCGCATTGATGTACTTTTTAACAATGGCGCTTATGGGCAACCAGGAGCTGTGGAAGATTTGAAGCGAGAGGTTTTACGTGAACAGTTTGAAACCAATGTCTTTGGCACACAAGAATTGACCAACCTCGTTCTTCCTTATATGCGAAAACAAGGCAGTGGTCGCATCATTTACAACAGCTCCATCTTAGGTTTTGTTGCAATGAGTTACCGAGGGGCATACAACGCTTCCAAATTTGCCATCGAGGGGTTGGCTGATACCTTGCGACTGGAGCTTTATAAAAGCGGTGTGTATGTCGTGCTCATTGAGCCAGGACCGATTCGCAGTGATTTTCGCAAAAATGCTCTTGCCAAATTTGTACAACACATCGATCAAGAACATTCCGCCCATCGTGAGATTTATGCCAAAACGCTAGAGAGGTTGCAAAAAAGTGGTGATGCTCCCTTTACGCTAGGTGCGGAGGCAGTTTTAGATGTTTTAGTACACGCCATCGAGGCAAAAAAGCCAAAAATACGCTACGCCGTGACCTTCCCCACTAAACTGTTTGCGGTCTTAAAACGCCTTTTACCTACTACGTTGATAGACACCATCGCACGCAAAGCAGGAGAGTAA